In Salinibaculum sp. SYNS191, the genomic window ACGCCCCGGCGGAGTTCGACGAGGACCTGGCCGCGAGCGACCTAGTGGTCGAGGAGAGTTACGTCTCCAGCGGGAACTGTTACGCCGAGGTGACCGTCGCCACCGACGACTCCGAAGGGAAACGCCCTTAATCGCTGGCGGGGAACGTGGATTTGAGCGCCGGTGGTGAGCAATTCCGAAGGGGTTGCGAACTACGGGGCGCGAACGAAGTGAGCGCGCCGGTGGTGAGCGGATCGGAGATTCGCGAGCCTCGGCGTGAACGAGCGAAGCGAGTGAGCGCCGGTGGTCTAGTGGCAGGACCTGAGCCTTCCAAGCTCATGGCCCGGGTTCAAATCCCGGCCGGCGCATTATTGTCTCGAACATCGTGAGAGACATAATCGCCCCGGCGGGATTCTGAACCCTGCAAGTCACAGCCTGCGCAGCGAAGCGAGCAGGAATGTCTTGCTCCGGTTCCAAATCCCGGCCGGCGCACTTCTGCGAGGAACGAAAACGAGTAGCGATGCTGCCTGAGTGCTCCAAGTTCTAACGGCCGAGAGAACCGGGCGAGACGTCTACGGAGAGACGCCTACGCGTACCGATGGAGTCACCGCTCGACGGGCATCCACTCGTCGGACGAGACGTACGCCTCCGGGTCGTCCGGGTCGTATATCCTGAATCGGTCCCCCTCTCGACGCGTACTGACTGTCGGGTGCTCCGCAGGCGCCGATGGTCCACCTGGGGACCGCTGTGCCCGCCGTCGCGAGTCGGTTGCGGGCAGGTTCTCCCGCCGGTCACCGACTACTATCTCGCCGACGGGCTCGGACCCGTCCCTCGACTCGGGTGCGGTCCCCTTCTCGCCGAACGTGACGAGCGAGCGGACGCCATCGAGCAGGCGGCTGGCAACCCCACGCAGGCGTACCCGGATACCTCTCGGTCCGTCCGACGCGTCGGTCTCCGAGGCGTGCTCACCGTCCCCCTCGATGGGTGTGATACCCATACTCATACAACGGGAGCAACGGTAAAAACCGTTGTGTCGGTGAGGCAAAGAGCTATCAGCGACGCGTCCGTCCCGGCAGACTGTGACCGCCGACAGGACGCCGGACCGCGTCCAGATTCTCACTCCGGAGGGCAAGGTACGGGACGGGGCAGAGGTGCCCGACATCGGCGACGAGCGCCTGGTCCGAATCTACGAGCAGATGCGCGTCGCGCGCCATCTGGACGAGCGCGCCACGACGCTGCACCGACAGGGACGGATGGGGACGTATCCGCCCCTCGCCGGACAGGAGGCGGCGCAGGTCGCGTCGACGCACGCACTCGCACCGGACGACTGGATATCCTACCAGTACCGCGAGCACGGGTCCGTCGTGGCCCGCGGCCTCTCCTACGAGTACCTGCTCTACTGGATGGGCCACGAGGCCGGCAACGAGTGGCTGCCCGAGCGCCACGTCTTCCCCGTCAACATCTCTATCGGGAGCCATCTGCCACACGCCGCCGGGATGGCGTGGGCGGCGAAGCTGAAGGGTGACGACGTCGCGGTCGCCTGTCACTTCGGGGACGGTGCCACCTCCGAGGGGGACTTCCACGAGGCGCTGAACTTCGCGGGCGTGTTCGACGTGCCCGCCATCTTCGTCTGCAACAACAACCAGTACGCGATTTCGGTCCCGCGCAACCGACAGACCGCGAGCGCGACAATCGCCCAGAAAGCCCGGGCCTACGGGATGCGCGGCGTCCTCGTCGACGGGATGGACCCCCTCGCCGTCTACGAGGTGATGAGCGAGGCCGTCGAGCGGGCGAAGGACCCGGCGGCGACGCCGGACCACGACGCCGGACGGACCGCGCGGCCGACGCTGGTGGAGGCCGAGATGTACCGGCTCGGACCGCACACGACGGTCGACGACCCGTCGGTCTACCGCGAGGACGCTGAGGTCGAGCGGTGGCGCGAGCGGGACCCGATACCGCGGCTGGAGCGGTTCCTGCGCGACCGGGGGTTGCTGGACGACGAGGAGATAGACGCGCTGGAGGAGCGCATCGCCGAGGAAGTCGCAGAGATGGTCGACAGGGCGGAGTCCTACGAGGCCGACCCGACGGAGATGTTCGAGTACACCTACGCCGAACAGACGCCGCGACTGCGCGAGCAACAGGCGTACTTCGAGCGCTTGCGGGAGCGTCACCCCGACGAGACCTTCCGCCAGGACGAATGACCGGGGAACCGACAGCCAACGACGTCGACCCATACGACCACGTTCGCGCGACCGACCGGTCGTCGGTCCCGTCCGGCGTCTATCGGGTCGTCGGGACCGGTGACCCGGTGACGCTGGTGCGCGTGACCGACGCCGAGGGTCGCCGGCGACACACCGGGCAGGTCGTTTCGGTTCCGGCGGCGACGCTGTCGGCGTCGTTCGACCCCGCCGAGAACCCGGACCAGGGATTCGCGATTCGTGACCTGGTGGCCCCGTTCGTCACCGTCCCGCAGGCGGTGGCCTACTGGCTGCGTCGCCTGTTCCCCTAGAGTTCGATGCGCTCGACTATCTGGCCGTCCTCCTCGTGCGTGTTGAGCGCGACGATGCGGATGTCGTCTTCAAGCCCCGAGTCGTGGAGTTTCGCCTTCAGGAGGTTGTCGACCTGGTAGACGCCGGCGGCGTTGTTCATCTGAATCTCGACGAGGACGGGCTTGTCGTCGCCCTCGTGGAGCGTGACCCGCTCGATGGCCTGACTGGAGACGGTGTTGATGCCGCGGCCGCCGCGCTCGTAGGGGATGCGCGAGCGCCCCCGTTCCATGTCGAGCGCGTCCGCCACGCGGACGACGCCGGCCTCCAGCGTGAGCGGTTCTTCCTCGGTGTGGTGACAGAGGATCGCGTGCAGGACCTCCCCCTTCATCCGGATGCGGTCGCCAGTGTCGTAGAACTCGGGGAGAAAGCGGTCGAGGACGTCCGCGGCCAGCGGGATAGAGTAGTAGGGGTGTTCGTCGCGGTGGACGATGTGGCCGATGTCGTGCAGGACTGCCGCGAGCGCGATGATGACCGACTCGTCGGCCTCGTCGAGTCCCTGCTGGCGCGCGCCGTCGAACTCGACGTCGCCGCGTTTCAGCAGGTCGTACAGACACAGCGCGCGATTGCGGACGATGCTGATGTGCTTGCGCCCGTGGTCGTTGTACCGCTTGCGGACCACCGGATTGACGTTCTGTGCTTCCAGGTAGGCGTGTATCTCCTCGTCTGCGTCGACGGCGTCCAGGACGGCGTTGAGACGCTCGTCGGGGAACGCGTGGTCGGCGGCGGCGTCGTACACCCGGCCGCCGGAGGAATCCGACGCTGCGGAGTTCTCGTCGCTCATGTACCGCGTAGATGTGTCGCCGGCAAAAAAGGGCTGCCCCGGTCAGTCGGCCGCTTCCGCCGCCGCTTCGAGTTCGTCGTAGTCCGGTTCGACGCCCGCGTCGTCGGTGACCCAGGCGTAGGAGACGACGCCGTCGGAGTCGACGACGAAGACGGCGCGCTTGGCGATGTGCTCGACGCCGAGGTGGTCGAAGTTCATCGAGATGTCGTAGGCGTCGATGAGGTCACGCGTGGAGTCGCTGATGAGGTCGAAGTCGAGCCCGAGCTGGTCGCGGAACTCGTTGAGTGCGAAGGGCGTGTCGACGCTGACGCCGTAGACGGTCGCCCCGACGTCCTCGAAGGCCGCCAGGCGGTCGTCGAAGGTGTTCATCTCGTGACTGCAGACGCTGGTGAACGCGCCCGGGAAGAACGCGAGCACGAGCGGGCCGTCGCCGACCCGTTCCGAGAGCGTGAACTCCTCGATGTCGCCGTTCGCGAGCGGTGCTGTG contains:
- the pdhA gene encoding pyruvate dehydrogenase (acetyl-transferring) E1 component subunit alpha translates to MTADRTPDRVQILTPEGKVRDGAEVPDIGDERLVRIYEQMRVARHLDERATTLHRQGRMGTYPPLAGQEAAQVASTHALAPDDWISYQYREHGSVVARGLSYEYLLYWMGHEAGNEWLPERHVFPVNISIGSHLPHAAGMAWAAKLKGDDVAVACHFGDGATSEGDFHEALNFAGVFDVPAIFVCNNNQYAISVPRNRQTASATIAQKARAYGMRGVLVDGMDPLAVYEVMSEAVERAKDPAATPDHDAGRTARPTLVEAEMYRLGPHTTVDDPSVYREDAEVERWRERDPIPRLERFLRDRGLLDDEEIDALEERIAEEVAEMVDRAESYEADPTEMFEYTYAEQTPRLREQQAYFERLRERHPDETFRQDE
- a CDS encoding HD domain-containing protein, whose product is MSDENSAASDSSGGRVYDAAADHAFPDERLNAVLDAVDADEEIHAYLEAQNVNPVVRKRYNDHGRKHISIVRNRALCLYDLLKRGDVEFDGARQQGLDEADESVIIALAAVLHDIGHIVHRDEHPYYSIPLAADVLDRFLPEFYDTGDRIRMKGEVLHAILCHHTEEEPLTLEAGVVRVADALDMERGRSRIPYERGGRGINTVSSQAIERVTLHEGDDKPVLVEIQMNNAAGVYQVDNLLKAKLHDSGLEDDIRIVALNTHEEDGQIVERIEL
- a CDS encoding redoxin domain-containing protein — its product is MVTEGDEAPDFTAPLANGDIEEFTLSERVGDGPLVLAFFPGAFTSVCSHEMNTFDDRLAAFEDVGATVYGVSVDTPFALNEFRDQLGLDFDLISDSTRDLIDAYDISMNFDHLGVEHIAKRAVFVVDSDGVVSYAWVTDDAGVEPDYDELEAAAEAAD